One segment of Streptomyces bathyalis DNA contains the following:
- a CDS encoding thioesterase family protein produces MSDTISEATLSEFDRDTSVRQREPGVHDTDLSQGWAIGHALNGGYLLATLGRALGETLPHPDPFTITAHYLSATTHGPAVIRSEVVRTGRTLSTGTAGLFQTGADGREVERIRVLASYGDLDTVTGDVRTSAEPPAMPPPGQCFSARDNPAGPDAGPEMGKRLDLRLDPATCGWAVGAPSGRGEMRAWLGLADARDPDPMSLLMAVDALPPTAFEMGLSGWVPTVELTVHVRARPAPGLLRVSVTTVNLAGGFLEEDVEVWDSADRLVAQSRQLARAKVG; encoded by the coding sequence ATGTCCGACACCATCTCCGAAGCCACCCTGAGCGAGTTCGACCGCGACACCTCCGTACGGCAGCGTGAGCCCGGTGTCCACGACACGGACCTCTCCCAGGGCTGGGCCATCGGCCACGCCCTCAACGGCGGCTATCTGCTGGCGACCCTCGGCCGGGCCCTCGGCGAGACGCTGCCGCACCCCGATCCGTTTACCATCACGGCGCACTACCTGTCGGCCACCACGCACGGGCCTGCCGTCATCCGCAGCGAGGTCGTCCGCACCGGGCGCACTCTCTCCACCGGCACGGCCGGACTCTTCCAGACCGGCGCCGACGGCCGTGAGGTCGAGCGCATCCGCGTCCTCGCCTCCTACGGGGACCTGGACACCGTCACCGGCGACGTCCGTACGAGCGCCGAGCCGCCCGCGATGCCGCCCCCCGGGCAGTGCTTCAGCGCCCGGGACAACCCGGCGGGCCCGGACGCCGGTCCCGAAATGGGCAAGCGCCTGGACCTGCGGCTCGATCCCGCCACATGCGGCTGGGCCGTGGGGGCGCCGAGCGGCCGCGGCGAGATGCGCGCCTGGCTCGGACTGGCCGACGCCCGTGACCCGGACCCGATGTCGCTGCTCATGGCGGTGGACGCGCTGCCGCCGACCGCGTTCGAGATGGGCCTGAGCGGCTGGGTGCCGACCGTGGAGCTCACCGTCCATGTCCGGGCCCGCCCGGCGCCCGGGCTGCTGCGCGTCTCCGTCACCACCGTCAACCTCGCGGGGGGCTTCCTGGAGGAGGACGTGGAGGTCTGGGACAGCGCGGACCGCCTCGTCGCCCAGTCCCGGCAGCTGGCACGGGCGAAGGTGGGCTGA
- a CDS encoding trimeric intracellular cation channel family protein, whose product MNQHPLDPDVQHWLDIVGIFVFAISGALLAVRKNFDVFGMAVLAEVTGLGGGLFRDVVIGAVPPAAFTDAGYFHAPLIATAFVFFLHPHVERINKAINVFDAAGLGLFCVAGTVKAHEYGLGLFASAVLGLATAAGGGVLRDVLANEVPSLLRWDRDLYAVPAIIGATVTALLLDAGALNAATMVGAAALAFVVRLLALRFGWRAPRAWHRRSTVADAEPGS is encoded by the coding sequence GTGAATCAGCACCCGCTCGACCCCGACGTGCAGCACTGGCTCGACATCGTCGGGATCTTCGTGTTCGCGATATCCGGTGCTCTCCTCGCCGTGCGCAAGAACTTCGACGTATTCGGAATGGCCGTACTGGCGGAAGTCACCGGGCTCGGCGGCGGCCTTTTCCGTGACGTCGTGATCGGGGCCGTGCCGCCCGCCGCCTTCACTGACGCCGGATACTTCCACGCCCCGCTGATCGCCACGGCCTTCGTCTTCTTCCTGCACCCGCACGTGGAGCGGATCAACAAGGCGATCAACGTCTTCGACGCGGCCGGCCTCGGGCTGTTCTGCGTCGCCGGCACCGTCAAGGCCCACGAGTACGGGCTGGGGCTCTTCGCCTCCGCCGTGCTCGGCCTGGCCACGGCCGCCGGGGGCGGGGTGCTGCGCGATGTGCTCGCGAACGAGGTGCCGTCGCTGCTTCGCTGGGACCGGGACCTCTACGCCGTGCCCGCCATCATCGGCGCCACCGTGACCGCCCTGCTGCTGGACGCCGGAGCGCTCAACGCCGCGACGATGGTCGGGGCCGCCGCCCTGGCATTCGTCGTGCGCCTGCTGGCGCTGCGCTTCGGGTGGCGGGCGCCGCGGGCCTGGCACCGCCGCTCCACGGTCGCGGACGCGGAGCCGGGAAGCTGA